Proteins encoded in a region of the Stieleria neptunia genome:
- a CDS encoding WD40 repeat domain-containing serine/threonine protein kinase: MSSSFVTSYQKLWGPSREVPNVFDYLEQNRPAEEADILSVLVIDQRERWKRGIGLPVNEYLDGLPGVTRPRDFQLKLAIGEFQCLDQAGDAPKIDEFVQRHPDLGEELRFGLQVITGAPELLVDTRDLLDDLIDWFEESWTFQLEPPALELLVERCVPEIRELAIRELIEIEVWWRQKYGESCGKEDYASRFPEYIVDAAASKARSSELAPVRTLYEPEATASDGLEEEDSVVLEAHRPSWPKGIPPEIGPYKLLQEIGQGGMGTVYMAEQSKPVTRRVALKIIKPGMDSRQVIARFEAERQALAMMEHPNIARVLDAGTTPQGRPFFVMELVRGVPITRYCDEHRLTPQERLTLFLPVCEAIQHAHQKGIIHRDIKPTNVLVTQFDDRPVPKVIDFGLAKAVSQPLTDKTMFTQFGQILGTIDYMSPEQASFNQVDIDTRTDIYSLGVVLYELLTGETPFDRKRLHRAAFDELIRIIQNEEPPRPSIRLSSSASLPDTAIKRRTEPHKLSRLVRDELDWIVMKALEKDRSQRYETANGFSADIKRYLNDEQVVACPPSNWNRFKKFSRRNKMVIGTVGAVCLALTLGLVGTAVQAIRANKQRDRALVAEQLAESRLIRESKARVAAQQATNEAESARDEAQISRDEAKDALFDLNTSFGLLADELGKPSEALLWFAEAAAIAKPGSTQERESRVRLRTWSRIVSTPIHVFEHEEVGLRAMHFDSSGKFLATLTFDDVLRVRDLSKDADLVVSFDGVTSMDWHPNRPELAVGNSEGKVKLLAEPSFLSRGEMEIGEPVSSICYSPDGESLATGGRTVCIWNEIGDPAPERKFPHPGQVVSIQISKKSDRLLTVCEDDLARVFDLSDDSPVPAIPPIIHRGTGFPGRPLVEPRFVLEGAAVVTKSGNILIWSDTDSGGQSKRIAMDGPNVTCLSVSPDEQTLLIAGQDMGYEVWNCKLQKRVGGHRGERNASFWSTSFSPDGLEFLVANGDGSHQRINIQDGSLIGEPSPPQRGHHHHTEYSPTGRHLATCDGEGRLFVWLLRTLPPVPGSGSTWGDPQPTVQAWAEPRARHARLLGKATDLALSRSGKLLLTCGSNRIFGTLADAQLLSTPDLKADRPSFPANSLLLDAVLSPDESIVVTASLRHELVFWDARDGNRIGPPVQVAAEPIVVKFNDDGSRLMCLQVDGAVVVLDAKSRQIVTRMQHGDGRLPDFRRQGSLNMYRQANGYPMLIPDLGYAGVRFHYHFLQAIDNGRWVITGGVDDAICVWNGRNGSLRYPPIQLTYFPTAITISADEQLLATTDGVDVAVFELTSGDEIARLNHSQGLFRLRFNSDATRLASCTGAGLDGEVFLWNHRKHTLIASVDGKSAAFFGDADEWLLTVGRVARCWRCWSATSGRPVTPKYSLACDKARNLIVSNDQHRAFVSGYAHSSSITLYEGNGGYVDALPLDDLYDKSEFSVAEWRQIVEVLSGYHMQDNTVVELEISEWTKRYLICRDSFPEMFPRDWNPKDIAHWHETQRIRALRKSDWYAAAWHLDKLGELLGSRHHDVVFADLETNVLQGLDLAKSGRVDEAISLWETGVVPNIRTSANRSVLNVAYDFAVRLRSSKRLTDAAKVGRLTHQTQVSVLGEDDKDTLETLHFLADSNWHTGNREEASRQFEEVSDRLQTLVNSAEMDFEARYRLVSQLTTCSDEPQRDYRRAHTLAMDASALVPRSYSWPAESMLNMVAWPLCSSSDSGARDIKLALQAAQRALELKPNDADYLNTLGVALYRDGQWAAAIETLEKSADMHKGVNLALDGFFLAMANFQLGERQKADEWFTRSVDVMKESSPDDDELIQFRAEAEDLMQMDSDDDAANTTD; the protein is encoded by the coding sequence TTCCAGGCGTAACGAGACCGAGGGATTTCCAGTTGAAGTTGGCAATTGGAGAGTTTCAGTGCCTCGACCAGGCTGGCGACGCACCAAAGATTGATGAATTTGTACAACGCCATCCGGACTTAGGTGAAGAGCTTCGGTTCGGACTCCAAGTGATCACGGGAGCTCCAGAGCTCCTCGTCGATACGCGTGATCTACTCGACGATCTCATCGATTGGTTTGAGGAATCATGGACATTTCAGCTCGAACCACCGGCTCTTGAGTTGCTCGTCGAACGGTGTGTCCCAGAGATTCGGGAGCTTGCGATAAGAGAACTGATAGAAATTGAGGTATGGTGGCGGCAAAAGTACGGCGAGAGCTGTGGAAAAGAAGACTATGCCAGCCGGTTTCCCGAGTATATTGTCGACGCTGCTGCAAGCAAGGCGCGATCGTCGGAATTGGCCCCCGTCCGCACGTTGTACGAACCCGAGGCCACAGCGTCCGACGGATTAGAGGAAGAAGACTCTGTGGTCTTAGAGGCTCATAGGCCCTCGTGGCCAAAGGGTATCCCACCGGAAATCGGCCCCTACAAACTGCTCCAAGAGATCGGTCAGGGCGGGATGGGCACGGTCTATATGGCCGAACAGTCAAAGCCCGTCACTCGCCGCGTGGCACTGAAAATCATCAAGCCGGGGATGGACTCGCGACAAGTGATTGCTCGCTTCGAAGCGGAGCGGCAAGCCCTGGCAATGATGGAGCATCCTAACATTGCTCGTGTCTTGGATGCGGGAACCACACCCCAGGGCCGACCATTCTTTGTGATGGAACTGGTCAGAGGTGTACCCATCACCAGATATTGCGACGAACACCGACTGACGCCCCAAGAACGATTAACGCTGTTCCTGCCCGTCTGTGAAGCAATTCAGCACGCACATCAAAAAGGGATCATTCACCGCGACATCAAACCGACGAATGTTTTGGTGACTCAGTTTGATGACCGGCCGGTTCCGAAGGTTATTGACTTCGGATTGGCAAAGGCGGTCAGCCAGCCACTGACCGACAAAACGATGTTCACCCAGTTCGGGCAGATACTGGGCACCATCGACTACATGAGTCCGGAGCAGGCGTCATTCAATCAAGTGGATATCGATACACGGACCGACATTTACTCGCTCGGCGTCGTGCTTTACGAGCTGCTCACGGGCGAAACACCCTTTGACAGGAAACGGCTTCATAGGGCCGCATTCGACGAACTCATTAGGATTATCCAGAACGAAGAGCCGCCGCGTCCGAGTATTCGCCTGAGCAGCAGTGCTTCCCTACCTGATACAGCAATCAAACGCCGAACCGAACCACACAAGCTGAGTCGACTCGTGCGTGACGAGCTTGACTGGATCGTGATGAAGGCTTTGGAAAAGGACAGAAGCCAGCGTTATGAGACGGCCAATGGGTTTTCGGCTGACATCAAACGCTACTTGAATGATGAGCAAGTCGTTGCATGTCCGCCTTCGAATTGGAACCGGTTCAAAAAGTTCTCTCGCCGTAACAAGATGGTTATCGGAACCGTGGGAGCTGTATGTTTGGCCTTGACACTCGGCCTAGTTGGTACCGCGGTCCAAGCGATTCGAGCGAACAAGCAGCGTGACCGCGCGTTGGTTGCGGAACAGCTCGCCGAAAGTCGTCTAATTCGAGAGAGCAAAGCTCGCGTTGCGGCTCAACAGGCTACAAACGAGGCAGAATCTGCGCGAGATGAAGCACAAATTTCTCGCGATGAAGCGAAAGATGCCCTTTTTGACCTTAACACCTCATTCGGACTCCTCGCTGACGAGTTGGGAAAACCTTCCGAGGCACTGCTTTGGTTCGCTGAAGCGGCGGCTATCGCAAAACCGGGCTCGACTCAAGAACGAGAAAGTCGAGTTCGTTTACGGACTTGGAGCCGAATTGTTTCCACACCGATTCATGTATTTGAACACGAAGAAGTTGGCTTGCGTGCAATGCATTTTGATTCCAGCGGGAAGTTTCTCGCGACACTCACGTTTGACGACGTTCTGCGTGTCCGAGATCTTTCAAAGGATGCAGACCTGGTCGTCTCATTCGATGGGGTTACCAGCATGGACTGGCATCCCAATCGTCCTGAACTGGCTGTAGGAAACTCGGAGGGAAAGGTGAAATTGTTGGCGGAACCATCCTTTCTTTCCCGCGGCGAGATGGAAATTGGCGAACCGGTTTCCTCAATTTGCTATAGCCCAGACGGAGAGTCTCTCGCGACGGGAGGCAGAACGGTTTGCATTTGGAATGAGATCGGAGATCCGGCACCTGAAAGAAAGTTTCCGCATCCGGGCCAAGTCGTGTCCATTCAGATTTCTAAGAAGAGCGATCGGTTGCTGACCGTCTGCGAAGACGACCTCGCCCGAGTGTTCGACCTAAGTGACGACTCCCCGGTTCCTGCAATTCCACCCATCATACATCGTGGTACTGGATTTCCCGGTAGACCTCTCGTTGAACCTCGATTTGTGCTTGAGGGAGCAGCGGTCGTAACCAAGTCTGGAAACATATTGATCTGGAGTGACACGGACAGTGGTGGACAAAGTAAGAGAATTGCCATGGATGGCCCAAATGTGACGTGCCTCTCGGTTAGCCCCGATGAGCAAACGCTCCTGATCGCCGGTCAAGACATGGGTTATGAAGTCTGGAACTGCAAACTCCAAAAGCGGGTCGGAGGTCATAGAGGTGAAAGAAATGCGAGCTTCTGGTCAACCAGCTTTAGTCCTGACGGTCTCGAGTTTTTGGTTGCCAATGGCGACGGGAGTCATCAAAGGATCAACATTCAAGATGGTTCGCTGATTGGCGAACCATCGCCGCCACAACGAGGACATCATCATCATACGGAGTACAGCCCTACCGGACGACATTTGGCAACTTGTGACGGCGAGGGCAGACTCTTCGTCTGGCTGCTTCGCACGCTACCTCCAGTTCCTGGCTCAGGCTCCACTTGGGGTGACCCCCAGCCGACCGTCCAGGCTTGGGCTGAGCCACGCGCTCGTCACGCGCGGCTGCTTGGTAAGGCTACTGACCTAGCGCTCAGTCGCTCGGGGAAATTGCTCCTCACCTGCGGCTCGAATCGGATTTTTGGAACCTTGGCCGATGCTCAACTCCTTTCAACGCCGGATCTGAAGGCCGATCGGCCTTCTTTCCCAGCAAACTCATTGCTTCTCGATGCTGTTCTATCTCCGGACGAATCGATCGTTGTCACGGCAAGCCTCCGCCACGAGCTGGTGTTCTGGGACGCTCGAGACGGAAACCGCATCGGCCCTCCCGTCCAGGTTGCAGCTGAACCAATTGTGGTCAAGTTTAACGACGACGGCTCCCGATTAATGTGCCTGCAGGTCGACGGAGCGGTGGTGGTACTCGACGCGAAATCACGCCAGATCGTTACGCGGATGCAGCATGGCGACGGCCGACTGCCTGACTTTCGCAGGCAAGGCAGCCTAAACATGTATCGGCAAGCGAACGGATATCCAATGCTTATCCCAGACTTGGGGTACGCTGGCGTTCGATTTCACTATCACTTCTTGCAAGCGATCGACAATGGTCGCTGGGTCATTACGGGAGGTGTAGACGATGCCATCTGCGTTTGGAATGGAAGGAACGGCTCATTGAGGTACCCTCCGATACAGCTCACATACTTCCCGACTGCGATCACCATTTCAGCTGACGAGCAATTGCTTGCGACAACCGACGGTGTAGACGTGGCAGTCTTTGAGCTGACTTCCGGGGACGAGATCGCTCGTCTGAATCATTCACAAGGTCTGTTCCGACTAAGGTTCAATTCAGATGCAACGCGATTAGCTTCATGCACAGGCGCTGGCCTAGATGGAGAAGTCTTTTTGTGGAATCATAGGAAACATACCCTTATTGCATCAGTCGATGGAAAGAGTGCGGCTTTTTTCGGCGATGCCGACGAGTGGTTGCTCACAGTAGGTAGGGTTGCACGATGCTGGAGATGCTGGAGTGCAACGAGCGGACGCCCGGTCACGCCAAAGTACTCCCTGGCCTGTGATAAAGCCCGCAACCTAATCGTTTCTAATGATCAACACCGCGCTTTTGTCAGCGGATACGCTCATTCTAGTAGCATCACCCTCTACGAAGGCAACGGCGGGTATGTTGACGCGTTACCGCTCGATGATCTCTATGACAAGAGCGAATTCTCAGTGGCCGAATGGCGTCAGATTGTAGAGGTCCTCTCAGGTTACCACATGCAGGACAACACCGTCGTCGAACTAGAAATCTCAGAGTGGACGAAGAGGTACCTGATATGTCGCGATTCCTTTCCCGAGATGTTCCCCAGAGATTGGAATCCGAAAGATATTGCCCATTGGCATGAAACACAGCGAATAAGGGCACTTCGAAAAAGTGATTGGTATGCGGCTGCCTGGCATCTAGATAAGTTGGGTGAACTTCTCGGATCGCGACACCACGACGTCGTATTTGCAGACCTGGAAACAAACGTCTTGCAAGGGCTTGATCTTGCCAAGAGCGGTCGCGTCGATGAAGCGATCAGCCTTTGGGAAACAGGAGTCGTCCCTAACATTCGCACCAGTGCAAACCGATCGGTATTGAATGTGGCCTACGACTTTGCGGTACGACTCCGTTCCTCTAAACGGCTCACTGACGCGGCCAAAGTGGGCCGGCTCACACACCAAACTCAGGTATCGGTGTTGGGGGAGGATGATAAGGACACGCTTGAAACGCTGCATTTCTTGGCTGACAGCAATTGGCATACGGGAAATCGCGAGGAGGCAAGCAGGCAATTCGAAGAAGTGTCCGATCGCCTACAGACCCTCGTTAACAGCGCCGAAATGGACTTTGAAGCTCGATATCGACTGGTTTCTCAACTCACCACCTGCAGCGATGAGCCGCAACGTGATTACCGACGAGCACACACACTTGCGATGGACGCCTCGGCGCTCGTACCGCGTTCTTATAGTTGGCCCGCAGAATCGATGTTGAATATGGTCGCATGGCCACTCTGCTCATCAAGCGACTCAGGTGCTCGGGACATTAAACTCGCTCTCCAGGCCGCCCAACGGGCACTAGAACTGAAGCCGAACGATGCGGACTACCTCAACACACTTGGCGTCGCGCTGTATCGCGACGGTCAATGGGCCGCAGCAATTGAGACGCTCGAGAAATCTGCAGATATGCACAAGGGCGTCAATCTAGCATTGGATGGATTCTTCCTGGCCATGGCCAATTTCCAGCTGGGTGAGCGACAGAAGGCTGACGAGTGGTTCACGCGATCGGTCGACGTGATGAAAGAAAGTAGTCCAGACGATGACGAGTTGATCCAATTTCGGGCGGAGGCCGAAGACTTGATGCAGATGGATTCGGACGATGATGCCGCCAACACAACGGACTAG
- a CDS encoding ECF-type sigma factor, which yields MENPGSISIWIEHLPSESEEAQEVLFKRYRSQLTAYAAARLRALGVRSKDADDITQEVFHGFFRRISQGKMPDLENRNDLWLKLTRICGDRVKEARRKKFTPTESVFGQFDAQDGRSPLEIPADYGHQLDSCLHAVEHALLKNLLAQEHPDLPEIVALRINGMTIEEVAKRMDRSKATIERRLRSVDRIIANYRSIS from the coding sequence ATGGAAAACCCGGGATCTATCTCCATCTGGATTGAGCATTTGCCATCGGAGAGTGAAGAGGCGCAGGAAGTGCTTTTCAAACGCTATAGATCTCAACTGACGGCCTATGCAGCTGCTCGACTTCGGGCGCTCGGCGTTCGAAGCAAAGACGCTGATGACATCACACAAGAGGTGTTTCACGGTTTTTTTAGACGGATCTCGCAAGGAAAGATGCCAGACTTGGAAAATCGGAACGATCTTTGGCTCAAGTTGACTCGGATCTGCGGAGATCGCGTTAAGGAAGCGCGTCGAAAGAAGTTTACTCCGACCGAGTCAGTATTCGGTCAATTCGATGCTCAGGACGGCCGCAGCCCGCTCGAGATTCCGGCGGACTACGGACATCAGCTGGATTCTTGCCTCCACGCTGTTGAACACGCATTACTGAAAAACCTGCTTGCCCAAGAGCACCCGGATCTTCCGGAAATCGTCGCTCTCCGCATCAACGGGATGACCATTGAAGAAGTCGCAAAACGGATGGACCGATCAAAGGCAACGATTGAGAGGCGTCTTCGATCTGTCGACCGCATCATCGCGAATTACCGCAGCATCTCATGA
- a CDS encoding IS1380 family transposase gives MIRPLRAKYELANKVEAISCGGIGMIMQLVQQLGLRKHINQSAPVFKLHAPYDEADHVLNIALNLLAGGTCLEHLEHRRTDQAYLDALGAERIPDPTTAGDFCRRFDGFKLLLLMQGINAARKKVWKQQSDAFFEQATIEADGTMVETCGEKKEGVGINYKGQWGYHPLVVTLAETKELLYLANRSGNRPSGEGSSFYFDRAIELCRSAGFRKILLRGDTDFSSTQHLDRWDAQGVRFVFGYDANKTLTAIADSLDESAWKPLRRQRSTSKNPRAKRPNYKEQIVVENGYENKKLRAESYAEFPYQPGNCKRPYRMVAVRKNIDVTTGQQFLFSTEKYFFYISNEPKQEKQSRELIGDGNHRCDQENTISQLKASHALTAPLDSLESNWAYMLFASLAWTLKLWSGLMVRVKGNPGQKKARKRLRDRVIKMEFSTFLTSLIQIPAQVIRSSRQLKLRILTYRLGVENLFTLSDHIAMPLRT, from the coding sequence ATGATTCGCCCTTTGCGGGCGAAGTACGAACTGGCCAATAAAGTTGAGGCGATCTCCTGCGGTGGAATCGGCATGATCATGCAGCTTGTCCAGCAACTCGGATTGCGAAAGCACATCAACCAGTCCGCGCCAGTGTTTAAGCTTCACGCGCCGTACGACGAAGCCGACCACGTGCTCAATATTGCCCTGAATCTATTGGCCGGGGGGACCTGCCTCGAACATTTAGAGCATCGCCGCACCGACCAGGCGTACCTGGATGCACTCGGCGCAGAACGGATTCCCGATCCGACAACCGCTGGTGACTTCTGCCGCCGTTTTGATGGTTTCAAGCTACTGCTCTTGATGCAGGGAATTAACGCGGCACGCAAGAAGGTTTGGAAGCAACAATCCGATGCGTTCTTCGAGCAGGCCACGATTGAAGCCGATGGTACGATGGTTGAGACTTGCGGTGAAAAGAAGGAGGGCGTCGGAATCAACTACAAAGGTCAGTGGGGATACCATCCACTGGTTGTAACGCTCGCGGAAACCAAAGAGTTGCTGTATCTGGCCAACCGCAGCGGCAATCGTCCCAGCGGTGAAGGCTCATCGTTCTACTTCGACAGGGCGATCGAATTGTGTCGCAGTGCCGGGTTTCGAAAGATCCTGTTGCGTGGTGACACAGACTTTTCGTCAACTCAACATCTCGATCGATGGGACGCGCAGGGCGTCCGTTTTGTGTTTGGTTATGACGCCAACAAAACACTGACTGCAATTGCCGATTCCCTCGACGAATCGGCATGGAAACCGCTCCGGCGGCAAAGATCGACTTCGAAAAATCCGCGTGCAAAACGTCCGAATTACAAAGAGCAAATCGTCGTAGAAAATGGCTACGAGAACAAAAAACTGCGTGCTGAAAGCTACGCTGAGTTTCCGTATCAGCCCGGCAACTGCAAGCGTCCCTACCGGATGGTTGCTGTTCGCAAAAACATCGACGTCACGACCGGACAGCAATTCCTGTTCAGCACCGAAAAGTACTTCTTCTACATCAGCAATGAACCAAAGCAAGAAAAGCAGTCGCGTGAATTGATCGGAGACGGCAATCATCGCTGCGATCAGGAAAACACGATTAGCCAGCTCAAGGCGAGTCACGCATTGACCGCGCCACTGGATTCACTGGAAAGCAATTGGGCGTACATGTTGTTCGCTTCTCTTGCCTGGACGCTGAAGCTTTGGAGTGGACTGATGGTCCGCGTCAAAGGGAATCCGGGTCAGAAGAAGGCGAGGAAGCGGCTCCGTGACCGCGTGATCAAAATGGAGTTTTCGACGTTCCTGACATCGTTGATCCAGATCCCGGCCCAAGTCATCCGCTCATCGCGTCAGTTGAAGTTGCGGATTCTGACATACCGTCTCGGCGTCGAAAATTTGTTCACGCTCAGTGACCATATTGCGATGCCGCTTCGAACGTGA
- a CDS encoding JAB domain-containing protein: protein MTGLLPGSEIIETQYASVKRVSVIYERPLSGRPCLTSTNESREFFKQYWKDNPAWDQEQFVVACLDTKHRVQCVVPITIGTLDASLVHPREVFKPAVIEGSAAVILSHNHPSGNTAPSREDLDVTDRLTEAGKLLGITVLDHIIHGDGTGDVLSIRESR, encoded by the coding sequence ATGACGGGCCTATTGCCAGGAAGCGAAATCATTGAGACGCAGTACGCCTCCGTCAAACGCGTCTCGGTCATCTATGAGAGACCGTTAAGTGGTCGACCGTGCCTGACGAGCACCAACGAGTCGAGAGAATTCTTCAAGCAATACTGGAAGGACAATCCGGCGTGGGATCAGGAACAATTCGTCGTCGCGTGTCTCGACACCAAACACCGCGTCCAGTGCGTGGTTCCGATCACGATCGGAACTCTGGACGCGTCTCTCGTGCACCCCAGGGAAGTCTTTAAGCCTGCGGTCATCGAAGGCTCGGCGGCTGTGATCCTTTCGCACAATCACCCATCGGGCAATACGGCACCGAGTCGTGAGGACCTCGACGTAACCGACAGACTGACCGAGGCGGGAAAACTCCTTGGAATCACGGTTCTCGACCACATCATCCATGGGGATGGGACGGGCGATGTCTTGTCGATCCGAGAGTCGAGATAG
- a CDS encoding helix-turn-helix domain-containing protein — MAAKEILSKVGKRVRDLREAKGWSQEELGFQSGLHRNYIGGIERGERNLALLNLEKLAKALGVHARDLLP; from the coding sequence ATGGCTGCAAAAGAAATCCTTTCAAAAGTTGGAAAACGTGTCCGCGACCTCAGGGAAGCGAAGGGCTGGTCGCAGGAGGAGCTCGGATTTCAGAGTGGCCTTCACCGGAACTACATCGGAGGAATCGAGCGAGGGGAACGGAATCTCGCGTTGCTAAACTTGGAGAAGCTTGCCAAGGCACTCGGGGTCCACGCTCGAGATTTACTGCCGTAG
- a CDS encoding cupin domain-containing protein has translation MNLFRVCREIADGLNADIRAGRYPDGICAHCSDFRHTELGDLRQQVKSLCNEYPLHLESPFEDVETISGGIWRASEILKDDDKDALLRLHFQANTLDLPFHSHDYSDRVIFVADGRGVFEHVVDASRNERHSIEVKTGDALVFSRGTVHTFRTMQCDLQLLSYHSPYIDLTDERQFSLL, from the coding sequence ATGAATCTGTTTCGCGTGTGTCGAGAAATCGCTGATGGCCTGAACGCTGACATAAGGGCAGGCCGTTATCCAGATGGAATCTGTGCTCACTGCAGCGACTTTCGTCACACTGAACTTGGGGACCTGCGACAGCAGGTCAAGTCGCTCTGCAACGAGTACCCTCTCCATTTGGAATCACCCTTCGAGGACGTGGAAACGATCAGCGGCGGTATTTGGCGTGCATCGGAAATCTTGAAAGACGACGACAAGGACGCCTTACTCCGACTCCATTTCCAAGCGAATACGCTTGATCTGCCGTTCCACTCACATGATTACTCCGACCGCGTCATCTTTGTCGCAGATGGCCGCGGCGTTTTCGAACACGTTGTTGACGCATCACGGAATGAGCGTCATTCAATTGAAGTCAAAACGGGGGATGCACTCGTTTTCTCTCGGGGTACGGTCCACACATTTAGGACCATGCAATGTGACCTGCAGCTCCTGTCCTACCATTCACCGTACATCGACCTCACCGATGAGCGACAATTCAGCTTGCTTTAG
- a CDS encoding nucleotide-binding protein — protein sequence MLIVYFGTKGGGGKTSLSVSHAGWLVDHGYEPPAFLDVDVQKLASRWLKSAEPKIVVREATTPAEVEKGLNALHAEHSIVIADGPGGFDKQNIVLLRRADLIVIPVMASPLDIHSALAGARELINVVKTKYRVNPKVRFVVNGLDDRTKFAKEMRSFQSKMKPPATKAAVRRLTALIRSAAQGVIPTRMENERNARQDLDALFRELMSLVSSKHAKKVGNG from the coding sequence ATGCTCATCGTTTATTTTGGAACCAAGGGCGGTGGAGGGAAAACGTCTCTCAGCGTCTCGCACGCCGGTTGGCTCGTTGACCATGGCTATGAGCCTCCGGCATTTCTCGACGTCGATGTCCAGAAGCTCGCTTCTCGATGGCTCAAGAGTGCCGAGCCCAAAATCGTGGTTCGCGAAGCGACGACGCCAGCCGAAGTTGAGAAGGGGCTAAACGCACTTCATGCCGAGCATTCGATTGTCATTGCCGATGGACCCGGCGGATTCGACAAACAGAATATCGTTCTACTTCGCCGAGCTGACCTGATTGTCATCCCCGTCATGGCGAGTCCACTTGATATCCATTCCGCGCTGGCCGGAGCACGCGAATTGATCAACGTTGTCAAAACGAAGTATCGCGTCAATCCGAAGGTGCGGTTTGTCGTCAACGGACTTGATGACCGCACGAAGTTTGCGAAGGAGATGCGAAGCTTCCAAAGCAAGATGAAGCCACCAGCCACGAAAGCGGCTGTGAGGCGGCTAACGGCATTGATTCGATCAGCCGCTCAGGGGGTGATTCCGACAAGGATGGAAAACGAGCGAAATGCACGACAAGACCTCGATGCTCTATTCCGGGAACTCATGTCGCTCGTTAGTTCTAAACATGCAAAGAAGGTAGGCAATGGCTGA
- a CDS encoding replication initiator protein A, whose product MVKPETAKKEAGDQAQVVPLYGRDEMNLVEFPLCPISPVEEQTIEIDHEVWDRKANRPIKRSLLITGSARFGLPRPSDEQVLVGLSSLTQQNGFRGRKVPFSQYHLLRTIGWDTNGRAYDRLAASFDRLTGTFLKFSNSWWDNSEKEYRSHGFHLIESYELCSEERYAKHRNRTGRKRQSLNYFVWSDVMWKSIGDGYIRSIDMELFRQIASGRRREVPVRLYRWLGKQFGRKGVRDVFTFDLMRLSEGTMGLAEKYPSQVRRILERAAKVLIDVGFLSDFSVKAKRGGCGFDAVFRKRTKNSRLPSHPSKKAAARAISGKPDNESTDDLAKWFARQNPSELLRAESNALAEGFGHSFEQKSIARHRQKGTPIGASPLRQEYVRRYLDEGFRSKRNRALDTE is encoded by the coding sequence ATGGTGAAGCCCGAAACCGCGAAGAAGGAAGCGGGCGACCAAGCTCAGGTCGTGCCGCTGTATGGTCGCGACGAAATGAACCTCGTTGAGTTTCCGCTTTGTCCGATCTCTCCCGTTGAGGAACAGACGATCGAAATCGATCACGAAGTCTGGGACAGAAAGGCGAACAGGCCAATTAAGCGTAGTCTTCTGATTACCGGTTCTGCTCGCTTCGGCTTGCCCCGCCCTTCGGACGAACAAGTGCTCGTAGGACTCAGCTCGCTAACCCAGCAGAACGGGTTCCGGGGTCGGAAGGTCCCGTTCAGTCAGTACCACCTCCTTCGGACCATTGGATGGGACACGAACGGTCGTGCCTATGATCGTCTTGCTGCAAGCTTCGACCGGCTAACGGGGACATTCTTGAAGTTCTCAAACTCCTGGTGGGATAACAGCGAAAAGGAGTATCGCTCTCATGGCTTTCATCTGATTGAGAGCTACGAGCTTTGTAGCGAAGAACGGTATGCGAAACATCGAAACCGAACCGGACGAAAGCGGCAGTCGCTCAACTACTTTGTTTGGAGTGATGTGATGTGGAAGAGCATCGGTGATGGCTATATCCGTTCCATCGACATGGAACTTTTCCGACAGATCGCGAGTGGGCGTCGACGGGAAGTTCCCGTTCGGCTGTATCGTTGGCTCGGAAAGCAGTTTGGGCGAAAGGGAGTGCGGGATGTTTTTACCTTCGACCTCATGCGTCTCTCCGAGGGGACGATGGGCCTCGCGGAAAAATACCCGAGTCAAGTTCGACGCATTTTAGAGCGAGCCGCGAAAGTTCTAATTGACGTGGGGTTTCTGTCGGACTTCAGCGTCAAAGCGAAGAGGGGAGGGTGCGGCTTTGACGCCGTGTTTAGAAAACGGACGAAGAACAGTCGGCTGCCAAGTCATCCATCCAAAAAAGCTGCAGCGAGGGCAATAAGCGGAAAGCCTGACAACGAATCCACAGACGACTTGGCAAAATGGTTTGCTCGGCAGAATCCGAGTGAACTGCTTCGAGCAGAGTCGAACGCGTTGGCAGAGGGTTTCGGGCACAGCTTTGAGCAAAAAAGCATTGCGAGGCATCGCCAGAAAGGAACACCGATCGGGGCGTCACCGCTTCGACAAGAATACGTACGTCGGTATCTGGACGAGGGCTTCAGAAGCAAAAGAAATCGTGCTCTGGACACAGAGTAA